The Candidatus Saccharibacteria bacterium genomic interval CTGCCAGCTCCAAGGCCAGCTGCCCTTGCCACGGCAGCTGCTAATTAGTGAGCTAGACTGCTGGGCCAACCAACTCACCAGCCTGCCAGAGCTGCCGGCCAGCTTGCAGCGGCTGTACTGCTACTCCAACCAACTCACCAGTCTGCCAGAGCTGCCAGCCAGCTTGCAGGGGCTAGACTGCAGCTCCAACCAACTCACCAGCCTGCCAGAGCTGCCGGCCAGCTTGCAGCAGCTGTACTGCACCGGCAACCACCTTGATGCTGCCACCCAAGCTAGGCTACGCCAGCGCGGCTTTAGCTATTAGGCTAGTAGCCCCAGCCAGCCTAGCTTGGCAGGCTGATTTTTAAACGTCGAGCCCAACTAAGATTGCACTCTAAGCCTGCACCAAAAAAGCCACACCAGACTTACGCCGAGCAACCCTGGCGGTTGACATAAGAGTTGCGATTTGCTAAAATTTCAGTCTGTTATTCGCCTTTGCAAAAATGCGAATGACCACCTTGACGA includes:
- a CDS encoding leucine-rich repeat domain-containing protein, which codes for CQLQGQLPLPRQLLISELDCWANQLTSLPELPASLQRLYCYSNQLTSLPELPASLQGLDCSSNQLTSLPELPASLQQLYCTGNHLDAATQARLRQRGFSY